CATAGAATCGATTGAAGTCTTGAAAGATGCCAGTTCTACGGCAATCTACGGTTCACGAGGAGCCAACGGAGTAATTATTGTTACGACCAAAGGCGGATCGGAATCCAAAACATTATATGAATTCAAAACGTTTTTCGGGGTGAAATCAGTTTATCAGAAAGTTGATTTGCTGGATACTTACGGTTATACGGATATGCTGCGTAATGAACGTCAGCAACACGAGAATTATATGGCCGGGGTGAACGGTACTATGCCGGCACAAATTGCGTACTCGGCTCGTGAAAAAGGAATGCGCAATGTAGCCGATAATTCCAATGGCGGTACTGACTGGCAGGATGAAGGCATCCGGAATTTTGCCACAATCAAAAATTACCAGCTGAATGTATCGGGGGGTGGAAAAGCATCCAATTATTATGTCTCCGGTCAATATATTGAAGACGAAGGCCTGATGAAAGACAACTACCTTACCCGTATTAATTTCCAGAGCCGTGTTCGTGCCCAATTGAGCGATAAACTTTCGCTGGATTTCAACCTGCGTCCGTCTTACACGAAGAAAAGAAGATCTACCATTGCCTATTCCGACCTTACCCGTTCTTTGGGATTTATGCCTTCACGGCACAACGCCTACACTTCGGCACTGACAGGCTATCCGGAAGGTTCTTATGCTCATGGGCGTCACTTTAATAATGCTCATTTTAATTACCTGGATGAAAACGGGGTACAACAGGATTTTACTACTTCACTTTGGGGAACCAATAATAACAGTCCTATCTCAAGGATGGAAAATGAAAAACGTTTTGTACATGATTACAGGATGCTTGGGAACTTTGGACTGGACTATAAAATATCAAAATCCTTTACGTTTCGTAGTTCAGGAGGTGTGAATGTGGACTATTCCAATTATGAGCGTTTCCGTAACAGCCAGGCAGATCAAACCGGTCAGGCTATCGGAGAAGATGACAGCACGATGAAAGTGGATATGCTTACCGAAAATACCATCAATTATAAATGGAAAAACAAAGTCCACAGTATTGATGCTTTGGGGGGGATTACCTATCAAAAAACAAATCTAAAATACTCCGGGATCTATGGGACGCAATTTCCATCAGATTATATTGAGACGATCAATGGGGCTAATGTTATTGATGCAGGCCAGACTTTTACACGAAAAGAGCAAATCGGGCTTTTATCCTTTTTAGCACGATTCAATTATTCCTATAAAGACCGTTACCTGATTTCGCTTGCGGCCAGAGCTGATGGATCTTCGCTCTTTGGACCCGATAATAAATATGGGATTTTCCCTTCGGTCTCGGTAGGATGGAATATTGGTGAAGAAGATTTCTGGAAAAATAATGTACAATTCATGAACCGCTTTAAACTGCGTACCAGTTTTGGGGTAACCGGAAATAATGATATTGCGAATTACTCTTTTACGAATTTATTATATACCACAAACTACTCTTTGGGAGAAGGAGCGGGAAATGTGAATTCCGGTTTGGGAGAAACGGGGAATGTACTCGGAAATCCGGGTATTGGATGGGAACAAACATTGGAATATGATTCCGGTGCCGATCTGAGCTTTTTTGACAACAGACTGAATTTCACCTTTGATTATTATTATTCCATTACCGATAAATTATTGCTGCAACAGAATATCTCCTACATCACAGGGCATTCCCAATACTTTAATAATATCGGTAAAATCCAGAACCGTGGTTTTGAGATTGAAGTTTCCGGAAACCTGCATACCAAGAATTTCTCCTGGAAACCGAGTTTTAATATTTCTGCCAACCAAAACAAATTGGTATCGTTGGGTGGTGAAGCACAATTCATCAGCCAGGGAGAACGCAATGAGGAATATATCGCTAAAGTAGGAGAACAGGCAATTCAGTATTATGGCTATAAAATGATAGGAATCTGGCAAACTGCCGAAGAACTGGCCAATAATCCACACTCTGCAGATGATGCTGTTGGTGGAATCCG
The Flavobacterium kingsejongi genome window above contains:
- a CDS encoding SusC/RagA family TonB-linked outer membrane protein; translation: MKLKTLFLFSALLLTSFLFAQETYTLKGTVTSAEDNLTLPGATVTVLGTTNAVMTDIDGAFSIKVNANSSLQISFMGKITRTITVDGKKEITIALTDESTNLDEVVVVGYGTQKKSSITGSVSKLENTNLDENTVSRVDKALQGRIAGLQIQNVSSEVGEAPQIRIRGLGSISASSDPLVVVDGFPVQNGLEFINPSTIESIEVLKDASSTAIYGSRGANGVIIVTTKGGSESKTLYEFKTFFGVKSVYQKVDLLDTYGYTDMLRNERQQHENYMAGVNGTMPAQIAYSAREKGMRNVADNSNGGTDWQDEGIRNFATIKNYQLNVSGGGKASNYYVSGQYIEDEGLMKDNYLTRINFQSRVRAQLSDKLSLDFNLRPSYTKKRRSTIAYSDLTRSLGFMPSRHNAYTSALTGYPEGSYAHGRHFNNAHFNYLDENGVQQDFTTSLWGTNNNSPISRMENEKRFVHDYRMLGNFGLDYKISKSFTFRSSGGVNVDYSNYERFRNSQADQTGQAIGEDDSTMKVDMLTENTINYKWKNKVHSIDALGGITYQKTNLKYSGIYGTQFPSDYIETINGANVIDAGQTFTRKEQIGLLSFLARFNYSYKDRYLISLAARADGSSLFGPDNKYGIFPSVSVGWNIGEEDFWKNNVQFMNRFKLRTSFGVTGNNDIANYSFTNLLYTTNYSLGEGAGNVNSGLGETGNVLGNPGIGWEQTLEYDSGADLSFFDNRLNFTFDYYYSITDKLLLQQNISYITGHSQYFNNIGKIQNRGFEIEVSGNLHTKNFSWKPSFNISANQNKLVSLGGEAQFISQGERNEEYIAKVGEQAIQYYGYKMIGIWQTAEELANNPHSADDAVGGIRVADINGDGVINASDRTTLGSPFPDFTWGFYNGFTYKNFDMNFLVQGSVGGETFYGDGYYNETRFLYKDFTEGRWFSEGVPATKPKDNNGRAWQNTDYLIQDASYMSLRNVTVGYSMPADFIKRMRLTKARFYLSGENLLYIKSSDFWGLNPEGITTGGVYSSPLISGYQRGAFPVQRTISFGIDINF